One genomic region from Apodemus sylvaticus chromosome 1, mApoSyl1.1, whole genome shotgun sequence encodes:
- the Gp2 gene encoding pancreatic secretory granule membrane major glycoprotein GP2, translating to MKKMVGCDLLWLAAASCVLTLVSPSVTHQGDGSPRNRSNSDLDCGDPNSPSAGICFDPCQNHTILNDPTRSTENTESSEECDNHLSGWYRFVGDGGVKMPETCVDVFRCHTSAPMWLSGSHPILGDGIVSHTACANWNENCCFWHSEVQVKTCSGESGEYYVYKLQGTPECSLRYCTEPSTPLNECEITCRPEEECVFQNNNWTCVCRQDLNVPDSRSLQPLLDCGDNEIKVKLDKCLLGGLGFKKEIITYLNDRNCSGIMQDEPNNWVSMTSPVEANACGNILENNGTHAIYKNTLSLATDFIIRDFLLNVNFQCAYPLDMNISLQTALQPIVSSLYINVDGAGEFNVKMALFQDQSYANPYEGTEVLLPVEAILYVGAFLNRGDTSRFKLLLTNCYATPSEDRNDPVKYFFIQNGCPSQHDSTINVQENGVSSESRFSVQMFMFAGNYDLVFLHCEVYLCDFTARQCQPSCSTSRLRSSGPAIDYTRVLDLGPIAKRSAQTSDTSNGTPRPAGFLLAWPMIFLPVFLAWLF from the exons ATGAAAAAGATGGTGGGTTGTGACCTGCTGTGGCTGGCTGCAGCCTCCTGCGTTCTGACCCTGGTATCTCCATCTGTAACCCATCAAG GTGATGGAAGTCCCAGAAACAGGTCCAATTCAGACTTGGACTGTGGAGACCCTAACTCTCCAAGCGCTGGAATTTGCTTTGACCCCTGCCAGAATCACACCATCCTGAATGATCCCACCAGAAGCACAGAGAACACGGAGTCATCAGAGGAGTGTGATAATCACCTGAGTGGCTGGTACCGCTTTGTGGGTGATGGAGGAGTGAAGATGCCGGAGACCTGTGTGGATGTGTTCCGGTGCCACACCTCCGCTCCCATGTGGCTGAGTGGATCTCACCCCATCCTTGGAGATGGCATTGTCAGCCATACAGCCTGTGCCAACTGGAATGAAAATTGTTGCTTCTGGCATTCTGAGGTCCAGGTGAAGACCTGTTCAGGAGAATCAGGAGAATATTATGTGTACAAGTTACAGGGCACCCCTGAATGCAGTCTGAGATACTGCACAG AACCCTCCACTCCATTAAATGAGTGTGAGATTACTTGTCGTCCCGAGGAGGAATGCGTGTTCCAAAATAACAACTGGACTTGTGTCTGTAGGCAGGACCTCAATGTTCCTG ACTCTCGGAGTTTACAGCCTCTTCTGGACTGTGGAGATAATGAGATCAAGGTGAAGTTGGACAAGTGTTTGCTGGGAGGTTTGGGTTTCAAGAAGGAGATCATTACCTACCTGAATGACCGGAACTGCAGTGGTATCATGCAAGATGAGCCCAACAACTGGGTGTCCATGACCAGCCCTGTTGAGGCTAATGCCTGTGGGAATATCCTGGAG AACAATGGGACCCATGCCATCTACAAAAACACCCTCTCCTTGGCCACTGACTTCATTATCAGGGACTTCCTCCTCAATGTCAATTTCCAGTGTGCCTACCCATTGGACATGAACATCAGCCTTCAAACTGCACTCCAGCCCATTGTAAG TTCCCTATATATTAATGTGGATGGAGCAGGAGAATTCAATGTCAAGATGGCCCTCTTCCAAGACCAGAGCTACGCAAACCCTTATGAAGGAACTGAAGTGTTGCTTCCAGTGGAGGCTATCCTCTATGTGGGTGCCTTCTTGAATAGAGGGGATACCTCCAGGTTCAAACTATTGCTTACCAACTGCTATGCCACCCCTTCAGAAGACAGGAATGACCCCGTGAAGTACTTCTTCATCCAGAACGG ATGCCCAAGCCAACATGATTCCACCATCAATGTGCAGGAGAATGGTGTGTCCTCAGAAAGCCGATTTTCAGTGCAGATGTTCATGTTTGCTGGAAATTATGACCTAGTTTTCCTGCATTGTGAGGTTTACCTGTGTGACTTCACTGCTAGACAGTGTCAACCA TCTTGCTCTACAAGCCGACTTCGAAGTAGTGGACCAGCCATCGACTATACTAGGGTTTTGGATTTAGGACCCATCGCTAAGAGAA GTGCTCAGACTTCTGATACTTCGAATGGGACTCCTCGCCCTGCAG GGTTCCTGTTGGCTTGGcccatgatcttcctgcctgtcttcctGGCTTGGCTGTTCTGA